Proteins found in one Nitrososphaera sp. genomic segment:
- a CDS encoding glycosyltransferase, protein MQQPSRDHEQKSDGGSVAAKAAIQKSSVRVRPVFLVWAPSSPRAEGLSSALGAELILLSYRFKRKWYTPVKYPLLLMKSISALKARRPRLIICQEPSPFCTISALLYRSLFERNARIIVDAHTADFEPPWSRLMAIHRKILGRASLVIVTNNGLKQRVMSRYSVKRCQVLADRVPATAERIRTDNDLSKPSRSSFKVAVVCSFAPDEPIREVIAAACLVPEATFYITGDSRHAEKFGVAPRGKNNDGNVVFTGYLPKSDYLSLLSDADAVMALTNRDDTMLSGAAEALGLARPLITSSWPALKEYFDRGTLYVDNSPGQIAAAVRRAMSNLPRLTEEIDELRLVKQQEWLQQFAEVRATLNAVAPDSGVLPATDRPVQAVSSGSDSSANGISGSEAT, encoded by the coding sequence ATGCAACAGCCTAGCAGGGACCATGAACAAAAATCTGACGGCGGCAGCGTTGCCGCGAAGGCGGCAATTCAGAAAAGCAGCGTTCGCGTCAGACCAGTGTTTCTTGTTTGGGCACCGTCAAGCCCAAGAGCAGAAGGTCTCTCTAGTGCTCTCGGCGCCGAGCTAATCCTCCTTAGCTACAGGTTCAAGAGAAAGTGGTATACGCCGGTAAAATATCCGCTACTGCTTATGAAAAGCATTTCAGCCTTGAAAGCGAGAAGACCTCGCCTAATAATATGCCAGGAGCCGTCTCCTTTCTGCACAATTTCTGCCCTGCTGTATCGCTCACTGTTTGAGAGAAATGCAAGAATAATTGTGGACGCCCATACCGCCGACTTTGAACCTCCTTGGTCGAGGCTAATGGCCATTCACAGGAAAATCCTGGGAAGAGCGAGCCTGGTCATAGTTACAAATAACGGGCTGAAGCAAAGGGTAATGTCGAGGTACTCTGTGAAGAGATGTCAAGTGCTTGCAGACAGAGTGCCTGCCACTGCTGAAAGGATTCGAACCGACAATGACCTCAGCAAACCATCAAGATCATCCTTCAAGGTGGCAGTGGTCTGTTCCTTTGCGCCCGACGAGCCAATAAGAGAGGTAATCGCGGCTGCCTGCCTAGTGCCGGAGGCAACGTTTTACATCACAGGCGACTCCAGGCATGCGGAAAAATTCGGGGTGGCTCCTCGCGGCAAAAATAATGACGGCAACGTGGTTTTCACAGGATACCTGCCCAAGTCCGACTACCTTTCGCTGCTCTCAGACGCCGATGCTGTAATGGCACTTACAAACCGCGACGACACGATGCTTTCCGGAGCAGCCGAGGCGCTGGGGCTTGCAAGGCCACTCATAACTTCCTCATGGCCTGCACTGAAGGAATACTTTGACAGGGGCACACTTTATGTTGACAATAGCCCGGGCCAGATAGCTGCCGCGGTCAGGAGAGCAATGAGCAACCTTCCCAGGCTGACTGAGGAAATTGATGAGCTTAGACTTGTCAAGCAGCAGGAGTGGCTGCAGCAATTTGCAGAGGTTAGAGCAACCCTGAACGCAGTTGCCCCCGATTCAGGTGTTTTGCCTGCTACAGACAGGCCTGTTCAAGCCGTTTCATCAGGCAGCGACAGCAGCGCAAATGGAATTTCCGGTTCAGAGGCAACTTGA
- a CDS encoding HEAT repeat domain-containing protein: MTTKPASSATTGAASPDRLSLFEEMERQFESNNQGYFKGLLTHPDSIVRTRAVCILAEIAGENAVEPIGRVLLHDRNALVRHEAAFSLGQLGLTSGIGALGEAVKHDPSFFVRHEAAVAMGVIGSEDAREILLGALEKDESEEVRESAEVALANLDYIRETQSTSRFTRMTGG, from the coding sequence ATGACGACAAAACCTGCCTCCTCTGCAACTACTGGTGCGGCCTCACCGGATAGGCTTTCACTCTTTGAAGAGATGGAACGGCAATTTGAGAGCAATAATCAAGGATACTTTAAGGGCCTTTTAACGCACCCGGACAGCATAGTCCGCACGCGGGCAGTATGCATTCTCGCAGAAATTGCCGGCGAGAACGCAGTAGAGCCCATTGGCAGGGTTTTGCTTCACGACAGGAATGCCCTTGTACGTCACGAGGCGGCTTTTTCATTGGGCCAGCTCGGGCTGACAAGCGGCATTGGAGCCCTTGGTGAGGCCGTGAAGCATGACCCGAGTTTTTTCGTGAGGCATGAGGCGGCAGTGGCCATGGGCGTCATAGGGTCTGAGGATGCACGCGAAATCTTGCTTGGGGCCCTGGAAAAAGACGAGAGTGAGGAGGTAAGGGAGTCCGCAGAGGTGGCGCTTGCAAACCTTGATTATATCAGAGAAACCCAGAGCACGAGTAGATTCACGAGAATGACGGGCGGCTAG
- the tatC gene encoding twin-arginine translocase subunit TatC, with protein MSGEMTLMEHFHELRGRVIHIAVSVIVVSLFCMSFGLRTFEYGGVTLVYPFPDPIHNVAVGLTHYMQESLLPHEVRLIQTAPGQAFFAQFNVALLLGVLASLPVIVMEISGFVSPAISSRTKGSIAKVLFFVFVLFAAGIIFSYLFVIPFTLDFLYKYGQAIGVETFLNVNDFIAFVMQFFVGFGVAFQLPIIMYVVSLTEAISPRFWRNNLRYAIIAIAIFGAAITPDGSGITMWFVSLPMIGLYLAGMFVVERRAHSLQGPERQTGERPVQL; from the coding sequence ATGAGCGGAGAAATGACCCTGATGGAGCACTTCCACGAGCTCCGCGGGAGGGTAATTCACATTGCCGTCTCGGTAATTGTAGTCTCGCTCTTCTGCATGAGTTTTGGACTAAGGACGTTCGAGTACGGTGGCGTAACTTTAGTTTATCCATTCCCAGACCCGATTCACAACGTTGCCGTAGGCTTGACTCATTACATGCAGGAATCGCTTCTTCCACATGAAGTGCGCCTCATTCAGACGGCACCAGGACAGGCATTTTTCGCGCAGTTTAACGTTGCATTGCTTCTAGGCGTGCTAGCTTCGCTCCCGGTGATAGTAATGGAAATATCGGGCTTTGTTTCACCGGCTATCAGCAGCAGGACCAAAGGCAGCATCGCCAAGGTCCTGTTCTTCGTCTTTGTTCTCTTTGCGGCAGGAATAATTTTTTCATATCTTTTCGTAATTCCATTTACGCTTGACTTCCTTTACAAGTACGGGCAGGCAATAGGCGTGGAGACATTTCTCAACGTGAATGACTTTATCGCTTTTGTCATGCAGTTCTTTGTGGGCTTTGGCGTGGCGTTTCAGCTCCCGATCATAATGTACGTGGTCTCTCTGACTGAAGCCATTTCACCGAGATTCTGGCGAAATAACTTAAGGTATGCGATAATTGCAATAGCAATATTTGGCGCTGCTATTACCCCAGACGGAAGCGGGATAACGATGTGGTTTGTTTCTCTGCCCATGATCGGGTTATATCTGGCAGGAATGTTTGTCGTTGAGCGCAGAGCCCACAGCCTTCAGGGCCCGGAACGTCAGACCGGCGAAAGACCCGTGCAACTGTGA
- a CDS encoding glycosyltransferase family 2 protein codes for MLSSQENKNAAVDVVIRTRNSSELLSQCLDSIFAEIPVRKVIIVDGGSTDDTLKIASSYPGVEIYVKPELNLGQATQFGFSVAKADWVAVIDSDMVLQKGWFDEMSKYMDQADAIEGCRIEYYRLRRVQNLTKVRYGVFGQTLLKRSYLQDINLDLPHGEDAATKHYFDSKGLKWLKVENYLAEHYPKFETNVYRRTGTVIATVPRYVPKKQQIEEGHVYKKYKMVTTKEVIWQMLIRSTAREAYIAFRTKIWFVLAYLGLI; via the coding sequence TTGTTATCGTCTCAGGAGAACAAGAATGCCGCTGTCGATGTTGTAATTAGAACTCGCAACTCGTCAGAACTCTTGAGTCAATGTCTTGACTCGATATTTGCAGAGATCCCCGTCCGCAAGGTGATCATAGTTGACGGCGGGTCGACTGACGATACGCTGAAAATAGCCTCCAGCTATCCCGGCGTGGAGATATACGTAAAGCCGGAACTCAACCTGGGCCAAGCAACACAGTTCGGCTTTAGCGTCGCAAAGGCGGACTGGGTCGCCGTGATTGACTCGGATATGGTGCTTCAAAAGGGATGGTTTGACGAGATGTCCAAGTACATGGACCAGGCCGACGCCATAGAGGGTTGCAGGATAGAGTACTACAGGCTGAGGCGAGTGCAGAACTTGACCAAGGTGCGCTATGGTGTTTTCGGACAGACGTTGCTAAAACGCAGTTACCTTCAAGACATCAACCTCGACCTCCCGCATGGCGAGGATGCAGCAACCAAACACTATTTTGACTCCAAAGGCCTGAAGTGGCTCAAGGTCGAGAACTACCTTGCAGAGCATTATCCCAAATTCGAGACAAACGTGTATCGCCGCACCGGCACCGTGATAGCAACGGTTCCCAGGTATGTACCAAAGAAGCAGCAGATCGAGGAGGGCCATGTTTACAAAAAGTACAAGATGGTCACGACCAAGGAAGTTATCTGGCAAATGCTAATCCGGAGCACTGCGCGAGAGGCGTACATCGCATTTCGGACAAAGATATGGTTCGTACTCGCGTACCTTGGGCTGATATGA
- a CDS encoding DUF2334 domain-containing protein — translation MKDVVTDYWVNYKMATIEMDELGVAEHALKSKFATVTIHDVTPAYESRIVRAAELLSKLEVPFGFAMIPLFRSNEKFDISNNQRWLGSILSYNQPVVLHGLYHEDVQGNIEDFHNFSYVAAVDHLRKGQAILSKSGITPGVFVPPTWAVNKYTIDALQQTGFSLVETDQEILLLRKNTRLHCSILNWDRGSPYFNALSLGLNRRKFRDKILNNSQMVRLAIHPKDDDRALADQSEMITSLKEMNYNFLDYTNLTRFFG, via the coding sequence ATGAAGGACGTAGTCACGGATTACTGGGTCAACTACAAGATGGCGACGATTGAAATGGACGAGCTCGGGGTCGCCGAACATGCGCTCAAGAGCAAGTTTGCCACAGTTACAATCCATGACGTGACTCCCGCGTACGAGAGCAGGATAGTTCGTGCTGCAGAGCTCCTGAGCAAGCTTGAAGTTCCTTTCGGCTTTGCCATGATACCCCTCTTCAGGTCAAATGAAAAGTTTGACATCAGCAACAATCAGAGATGGCTAGGAAGTATTTTGTCATACAACCAACCCGTAGTTCTGCACGGCCTCTACCACGAGGATGTCCAGGGCAATATCGAGGATTTCCACAATTTCTCTTACGTCGCTGCAGTTGACCACTTGAGAAAAGGCCAAGCAATCCTTTCAAAGTCCGGAATCACCCCGGGTGTTTTTGTTCCGCCAACATGGGCGGTAAACAAGTACACCATCGATGCCCTGCAACAAACGGGCTTTTCGCTGGTTGAAACTGATCAGGAGATCCTCCTGCTCAGAAAAAATACCCGGCTTCACTGCTCCATTCTTAACTGGGACAGGGGATCCCCCTACTTCAACGCATTGAGTTTGGGCCTTAACAGGCGGAAGTTCAGGGACAAGATTCTGAATAACAGCCAGATGGTCAGACTGGCTATTCATCCCAAGGATGACGACCGCGCGCTGGCAGACCAGTCGGAAATGATAACGAGCCTCAAAGAAATGAACTACAATTTCCTTGATTATACTAACCTGACGCGTTTCTTTGGCTGA
- a CDS encoding MBL fold metallo-hydrolase, translated as MEGALLIRVNGVLTKQSQEGACSSCSIVGNSDGRRFHVLVGAGPGVESSLKQASDDIGSSPDAILITHGHKDQYAGIESILAAAQGRELKVYCTKECADQILKDSPALSGRISHVVPSQSFDLGPFSIVPVQAEHSGDFGSSPGAVIYVVRYAGSKIICGWDFLTLPNVDANLMWNPDLLIVGTESYNEHPSTGTISVSEAYNLVRRWNAKDTYILGYTGEKDTEDARNQWFRGPTRPMPLDDLQKTVDEHLRVSGGEGKYSITVARQGMVWRPKAVAQVHDEPVSDSIEVEAIEKYVLRLLKKENGGLVFTVEDSINRHEMEFSSPRLADEGRRLIAEPIKGFMMKGPELDMSISMQGEESIVKVSIVKGKKAVLADNIRIAQRDAQRLLRYLNHNFASNKISASV; from the coding sequence ATGGAAGGTGCCTTGCTTATTCGTGTAAACGGGGTGCTCACGAAGCAGTCACAAGAAGGCGCATGCTCTTCTTGTTCCATAGTTGGAAATTCGGACGGAAGAAGATTTCACGTACTCGTCGGGGCGGGTCCGGGGGTTGAATCTAGCTTGAAGCAAGCTTCAGATGACATCGGATCTTCTCCGGATGCGATACTTATCACTCATGGGCACAAGGATCAGTACGCCGGGATCGAGTCCATCCTTGCGGCTGCGCAAGGCAGGGAATTGAAGGTATACTGCACCAAAGAGTGTGCCGACCAGATTTTGAAAGACTCGCCGGCTTTGTCCGGACGGATTTCGCACGTAGTTCCTTCTCAGTCATTTGATCTCGGCCCCTTTTCGATCGTACCGGTTCAGGCAGAGCACTCGGGCGATTTTGGAAGCTCGCCGGGTGCGGTTATTTACGTAGTCAGGTACGCCGGTAGTAAGATAATCTGTGGTTGGGATTTTCTCACGCTGCCAAACGTCGATGCAAACCTGATGTGGAATCCCGACCTGCTCATTGTCGGAACGGAGAGTTATAACGAGCACCCGTCGACTGGAACTATATCGGTTTCCGAGGCGTACAACCTTGTTCGCCGGTGGAATGCAAAGGACACCTACATCCTAGGATACACCGGCGAAAAGGATACGGAGGACGCTCGCAACCAGTGGTTCCGGGGCCCGACCCGCCCTATGCCTCTTGACGATTTGCAAAAGACAGTTGACGAGCATTTGCGCGTCAGCGGGGGCGAGGGCAAGTACTCCATCACTGTTGCCCGGCAGGGCATGGTCTGGCGACCCAAGGCAGTAGCACAAGTTCACGATGAACCAGTATCCGACTCTATCGAGGTTGAGGCGATAGAGAAATACGTCCTCAGACTCTTAAAGAAGGAAAACGGTGGACTCGTATTTACTGTCGAGGACAGCATCAACCGGCATGAGATGGAGTTCTCTTCCCCACGATTAGCGGATGAGGGCCGCCGCCTGATTGCGGAGCCCATAAAAGGTTTCATGATGAAAGGCCCTGAACTCGATATGTCAATTTCGATGCAAGGCGAAGAATCGATTGTCAAGGTCAGCATTGTGAAAGGGAAAAAGGCAGTACTTGCCGATAATATTCGGATTGCGCAGCGTGACGCCCAGCGGCTACTGCGTTACCTGAACCATAATTTCGCCTCAAATAAAATCAGCGCATCTGTGTAG
- a CDS encoding twin-arginine translocase TatA/TatE family subunit: MAYENVIIVIVAAGILLFVGSKKLPELARAVGRAQGDYEKGKREAAEEIKRAQNQGSSVGREKLEELAVSLGIDYSNKNDDELRAAIESEISKGKAKV, translated from the coding sequence ATGGCGTACGAGAATGTTATCATTGTAATCGTGGCCGCCGGCATTCTCCTATTCGTCGGGTCGAAGAAACTTCCCGAGCTTGCGAGGGCAGTTGGCCGCGCACAGGGCGATTATGAAAAAGGAAAGAGGGAAGCAGCCGAGGAAATCAAGCGGGCACAAAATCAGGGCTCCTCAGTGGGCAGGGAAAAACTTGAGGAGCTAGCCGTGAGCCTCGGGATCGACTACTCTAACAAGAATGACGACGAGCTGCGTGCCGCGATAGAGTCTGAAATTAGCAAAGGCAAAGCAAAGGTCTGA
- a CDS encoding formate--phosphoribosylaminoimidazolecarboxamide ligase family protein gives MITLQQVSSILNQYDPKKVSVAAIGSHSALEIMDGAKDENLSTICICQKGRDLPYRRFKRLADEIMLVEKFSDVLNRENQERLRQQNAIIVAHRAFTAYLGYDNIENNLKVPVFGNRMLLRAEERTAARNQYYLLDKAKIRHPRIFARPSDIDGPAMVKVQEAKRNLERAFFIVTSYEDYKRKSAEKIDSGRVTKKDLDAATIEEYVPGTYFNLNFFHSPITGETEFLGIERRLQTNLHDLVSIPARQQLEFDAEVRNIEVGHMPASIRESLLEKVFEMGDKFSVAARKEYPPGIIGPISLQSIVTVDLDFVVYDVSLRVPGNPILATTSPYTKYYYGETFGVGRRIAMEIKSATAQGKLGEIVT, from the coding sequence TTGATAACTTTACAGCAGGTATCGTCAATTCTTAACCAGTATGATCCCAAGAAGGTTTCAGTCGCTGCAATAGGCAGCCATTCGGCCCTTGAAATAATGGACGGGGCAAAGGATGAAAACCTCTCCACCATATGCATATGCCAGAAGGGCCGCGATTTGCCGTACAGGCGGTTCAAGCGGCTTGCAGACGAGATAATGCTGGTCGAAAAGTTCTCCGACGTTCTTAACCGAGAAAATCAGGAGCGGCTAAGGCAACAAAATGCAATAATCGTTGCGCACAGAGCATTCACCGCCTACCTCGGATACGACAATATAGAGAACAACCTGAAGGTGCCGGTTTTCGGAAATAGGATGTTGCTGAGGGCAGAGGAGAGAACAGCAGCGCGCAACCAGTACTACCTGCTTGATAAGGCCAAAATAAGGCACCCGAGGATCTTTGCCAGGCCATCGGACATCGACGGACCCGCAATGGTGAAGGTTCAGGAAGCAAAAAGAAATCTGGAGCGAGCCTTTTTCATAGTGACCTCATATGAGGATTACAAGCGCAAGTCTGCAGAAAAAATAGACAGCGGCCGCGTGACGAAAAAGGATTTGGACGCGGCGACGATAGAGGAATACGTTCCGGGCACGTACTTTAACCTCAACTTCTTCCATTCGCCGATTACCGGCGAGACCGAATTTCTTGGGATCGAGCGCAGGCTACAGACGAACCTTCACGACCTCGTTTCAATTCCAGCGCGGCAGCAGCTGGAATTTGACGCCGAGGTCCGCAATATAGAAGTGGGCCACATGCCGGCGAGCATCAGAGAGTCGTTACTTGAAAAGGTCTTTGAAATGGGCGACAAGTTTTCTGTCGCCGCAAGAAAAGAATATCCGCCGGGAATAATAGGGCCGATTTCGCTTCAGAGTATAGTGACTGTCGACCTTGACTTTGTCGTCTACGATGTTTCGCTTCGTGTCCCTGGAAATCCAATCTTGGCCACTACCAGTCCCTACACTAAATACTACTATGGGGAAACCTTTGGAGTCGGACGCAGGATAGCTATGGAAATCAAGAGCGCCACTGCCCAGGGCAAATTGGGCGAGATTGTTACCTAA
- a CDS encoding response regulator translates to MLVAEDEEPIALVYKSLLESIGHEVEIAKDGIECLQMIENAKKPYDIVILDYRMPRRDGVAVAAEIQSRWPRQKILLISAFVDDVVHESVRSLEHPVVCLQKPIDLDAFGSIVESEAEADKNQTEDSSDFHKPRKRHVDSAN, encoded by the coding sequence ATGCTGGTAGCCGAGGATGAGGAGCCAATAGCTCTTGTCTACAAGAGCCTGCTTGAGTCCATAGGCCACGAGGTTGAGATTGCAAAGGATGGCATCGAATGCCTCCAGATGATTGAAAATGCAAAAAAACCATATGATATAGTGATTCTGGACTATCGGATGCCGAGAAGAGACGGTGTTGCTGTGGCAGCCGAGATCCAGTCCCGCTGGCCGCGGCAAAAGATACTTTTGATCAGCGCTTTTGTGGATGACGTGGTGCACGAGTCGGTAAGGTCACTCGAGCACCCGGTTGTTTGCCTCCAGAAACCCATAGACCTTGACGCGTTTGGAAGCATAGTCGAGTCTGAAGCAGAAGCTGACAAGAACCAGACCGAAGACAGTTCGGACTTTCACAAGCCTCGAAAACGCCACGTAGATTCAGCAAATTGA
- a CDS encoding glycosyltransferase family 2 protein, translating to MLDSPFLNAVSLFVVQNYDVLPTALLGGILAAAAAWVVLISKSLSSHFRTPSIQSAGRKNPVRPKRDWLALRRLRTIPLPLVSVIVPARNEEESIRECLISILLQRDANFEVIAIDDNSTDRTLAIMRELEAQTQFSGKLRVLSIDTKPDGWTGKTWASQQGYLHSRGKVLLFMDADGHLDNPEAIRLTLEAMLSENLDVLTGVPFLPLRDFWSKIVMPVWNLYSEVSGRGIADANDPGSKVAFVMGSYFMIRKRAFESVGTYARVKDEIQEDASMGRLLKQGGYRIKMFKIDSLVTALWSRDLATLWSGIRRTVIPIAMRQKRAPLLQQFAMIGMIIFPFLLWPFSAIHGLAASGGTHQPAGVWSALFIADSALCLAVIITTAVKGIWKYRQSPAYSLLCAMGALFLVVCAAYSVAPIIFGKGAKPVSWRGRPHTFPPQGQGEPEAAPA from the coding sequence ATGCTAGACAGCCCCTTTCTGAACGCCGTCTCGTTGTTTGTTGTACAGAATTACGATGTGCTGCCTACGGCGCTATTGGGCGGTATTCTAGCAGCCGCAGCTGCATGGGTTGTACTAATCTCAAAGTCCCTGAGCTCGCACTTCAGGACTCCTTCAATCCAATCAGCGGGCAGAAAGAACCCCGTACGTCCAAAGCGCGATTGGCTAGCGCTGAGGCGGCTCCGCACAATACCGCTTCCGCTCGTAAGTGTTATTGTCCCGGCCCGCAACGAAGAGGAAAGTATCCGCGAGTGCCTAATCTCAATTCTACTCCAGCGCGACGCAAATTTCGAGGTCATAGCCATAGACGACAATTCCACCGACAGGACGCTTGCCATCATGAGGGAATTGGAAGCGCAGACGCAGTTCAGCGGCAAGCTGCGGGTGTTGAGCATTGACACCAAACCAGACGGATGGACCGGGAAGACATGGGCGTCTCAGCAGGGCTATCTTCACAGCCGGGGAAAGGTATTGCTGTTCATGGATGCCGACGGCCACCTTGATAACCCGGAAGCTATCCGCCTCACGCTTGAGGCGATGCTGTCAGAGAATCTCGACGTTCTCACAGGTGTGCCGTTTCTGCCTCTCAGGGACTTTTGGTCAAAGATCGTGATGCCAGTCTGGAACCTCTACTCTGAAGTGTCTGGTAGGGGGATTGCAGACGCAAACGATCCGGGATCAAAAGTCGCTTTTGTCATGGGCAGCTATTTTATGATACGAAAGAGGGCGTTTGAAAGTGTCGGAACCTATGCGCGCGTCAAGGATGAGATCCAGGAAGACGCAAGCATGGGCAGGCTTCTCAAGCAGGGCGGATACAGGATCAAGATGTTCAAAATAGACTCTCTGGTGACAGCACTGTGGTCGCGGGATCTTGCGACTCTTTGGAGCGGAATCAGGCGGACGGTGATTCCGATTGCGATGCGGCAAAAGAGGGCGCCCCTCCTCCAGCAGTTTGCCATGATCGGAATGATAATCTTCCCATTCTTGCTGTGGCCATTTTCTGCAATCCATGGGCTTGCTGCATCTGGAGGCACACACCAACCTGCGGGCGTGTGGTCGGCGCTGTTTATCGCTGACTCGGCGCTGTGCCTTGCGGTCATTATTACCACCGCCGTGAAGGGCATTTGGAAGTACAGGCAGTCGCCAGCCTACTCCCTGCTTTGCGCCATGGGAGCGTTGTTCCTGGTAGTTTGCGCAGCCTATTCAGTTGCGCCAATAATATTTGGCAAGGGTGCCAAGCCTGTCTCCTGGAGGGGCCGACCCCACACCTTCCCCCCGCAAGGACAGGGCGAGCCGGAAGCTGCGCCGGCGTGA
- a CDS encoding M24 family metallopeptidase, with translation MKEAITERVEQISKRHDTTDTQPGSMKPLFPKAEFESRLERLRLAMKDSGLDVAIATAPVNIFWTSGYLGSPSHRKTPEFIHAASYPWVLVPQSGEPVIVGNAGALVSYEKETTISRIYTHHPTKDRVPSLVDALRSEHLISDSSDGKRIGLDFGDYESMLVPQYQNLAKLLAGSARVTDATDLFQRTRILRSNREIESLRIASDIQNRAFAMFFRNVQKGMNELELTALMERCQYDCGSTESGNALVWTHPSYALFKRQYPDRLMKDGDVQWVDGGAVYNGYHADYDQLLVYGSANSKQLHTFGAMKKTYDQAIPDFFRQNKPFSEIARQVMALMKKNGLQNPLEPEIFLGHNLGYLMVEPPYFGTFTDPSLVLKPGMVIAPEWFTMTEYGPILYERNYVVRQDGSLEEISRFEKELVEVGNR, from the coding sequence ATGAAAGAAGCTATCACTGAGCGCGTCGAGCAAATTTCCAAGCGCCACGACACAACCGATACCCAGCCCGGCTCAATGAAGCCGCTTTTCCCGAAAGCAGAGTTTGAATCGCGGCTTGAAAGACTCCGCCTGGCGATGAAAGACTCAGGGCTCGACGTGGCCATTGCGACGGCGCCTGTCAACATTTTTTGGACGTCAGGTTACCTGGGTTCGCCCTCCCATCGAAAGACTCCTGAATTTATTCATGCCGCAAGCTATCCTTGGGTCCTAGTGCCTCAATCCGGCGAACCCGTGATAGTGGGAAACGCTGGTGCCCTGGTCTCCTATGAAAAGGAGACCACTATCTCCCGGATCTACACCCATCATCCAACGAAGGACAGGGTTCCCTCACTTGTTGACGCTCTGAGAAGCGAGCATCTTATCTCGGACAGCTCGGATGGAAAGAGAATCGGCCTAGATTTCGGAGACTATGAGTCCATGTTGGTGCCTCAATATCAGAACCTAGCCAAGCTGCTTGCTGGATCCGCACGTGTAACTGATGCCACTGATCTTTTTCAGCGCACTCGAATTTTGCGGTCAAACCGGGAGATAGAATCATTGAGGATCGCTTCAGACATCCAGAACAGGGCCTTTGCCATGTTCTTTAGGAATGTGCAGAAAGGCATGAACGAGCTGGAACTCACCGCACTTATGGAAAGATGCCAGTATGATTGTGGTTCCACCGAGTCGGGAAACGCACTCGTATGGACTCACCCCTCATACGCCCTTTTCAAAAGGCAGTACCCCGACAGGCTGATGAAAGATGGCGATGTGCAGTGGGTAGACGGCGGGGCTGTTTACAACGGCTACCATGCGGACTATGACCAGCTTCTTGTCTACGGAAGCGCCAACTCGAAGCAGCTGCACACATTTGGCGCAATGAAAAAAACTTACGATCAGGCAATACCGGATTTCTTCAGGCAGAACAAGCCTTTTTCGGAGATTGCCCGGCAGGTGATGGCTCTCATGAAGAAAAACGGTCTTCAGAATCCGCTAGAGCCAGAAATCTTTCTCGGTCACAACTTGGGTTATCTTATGGTCGAGCCGCCATACTTTGGCACTTTCACTGACCCGAGTCTGGTACTGAAGCCGGGCATGGTGATTGCGCCGGAATGGTTTACCATGACAGAATACGGGCCAATACTCTATGAACGAAATTATGTCGTGCGCCAGGACGGAAGCCTCGAAGAGATCTCTCGATTTGAAAAGGAGCTTGTAGAAGTAGGAAACCGGTAG
- a CDS encoding GNAT family N-acetyltransferase: MPNDLPVTGSSSGSEQSTTAPSGTTRGILDATAIPKIAISELEEEDITLGFLDSLDNLIPGTSRLQPGHAREILKEIKSNPLHKIFVATTSAPTQEERPPFASRQVVGTTTLLIEPKFILGGSRVGHIEDVSVRTGFEKLGIGAKLVSHAVLQAEKAGCIKIVLDCSDSTMRFYEKLGFSYQDNCMKKSPSSGAAQST; encoded by the coding sequence ATGCCGAATGACCTTCCAGTCACTGGTTCAAGCTCTGGTTCTGAACAAAGTACAACCGCTCCCTCGGGCACCACCAGAGGAATTCTTGATGCAACCGCTATCCCGAAAATCGCGATATCTGAACTTGAAGAGGAGGACATTACTTTGGGTTTTCTCGACTCTCTAGACAATCTCATTCCTGGCACTTCGCGGCTTCAGCCCGGACATGCCAGGGAAATCCTCAAAGAAATCAAATCAAATCCATTACACAAAATCTTTGTCGCGACGACAAGTGCTCCGACTCAAGAGGAGAGGCCACCCTTTGCATCGAGGCAGGTCGTTGGCACGACAACCCTCCTTATCGAACCCAAGTTCATTCTTGGAGGAAGCAGGGTGGGACACATCGAAGATGTCAGTGTTCGAACGGGCTTTGAAAAGCTAGGCATCGGGGCAAAACTCGTATCACATGCAGTACTCCAAGCTGAAAAGGCTGGCTGTATCAAGATAGTCCTGGACTGCTCCGACTCGACAATGCGGTTTTATGAGAAGCTGGGCTTTTCCTACCAGGACAACTGTATGAAGAAATCACCCTCGTCAGGTGCCGCTCAGTCGACTTAG